In the genome of Triticum urartu cultivar G1812 chromosome 5, Tu2.1, whole genome shotgun sequence, one region contains:
- the LOC125511374 gene encoding protein CHAPERONE-LIKE PROTEIN OF POR1, chloroplastic gives MATALSLGGAGAGAAGHLLRRRPASVARCCAAPRRSSPSRRRAPTRRLAASRADDSSPAPFEMTVEGALKLLGVAEGASFDEILRAKKAVVASCKDDPDAVAQVEVAYDMLLMQSLSRRRAGKVVDSSVRYADVKPVKTAGTAPQWMQSAMKNVPLTLEAPASSSLGIQSSIYGALMVFTYASGTSTSLPSAYTSPDVPGFILATGFGASLYFLSKKNMNLGKAALITVGGLAVGATVGSGVESWLQVDIVPFLGIHSPAVVVTEFILFSQLLVSLFVR, from the exons ATGGCCACGGCCCTCTCCCTCGGCGgtgccggcgccggcgccgccggccacctcctccgcAGGCGCCCCGCCTCCGTGGCCAGGTGCTGCGCCGCGCCCCGCCGCAGCTCCCCCTCGCGCCGCCGGGCCCCGACGCGGCGCCTGGCCGCCTCGCGCGCGGACGACTCCTCGCCGGCGCCCTTCGAGATGACGGTGGAGGGCGCGCTCAAGCTGCTCGGCGTCGCCGAGGGCGCCTCCTTCGACGAGATCCTCCGCGCCAAGAAGGCCGTCGTCGCCTCCTGCAAGGACGACCCGGACGCCGTCGCCCAg GTCGAGGTTGCCTATGACATGCTGCTAATGCAGAGCTTATCGCGCCGGAGGGCTGGCAAGGTTGTCGATAGCAGCGTCCGCTACGCCGATGTGAAACCTGTCAAGACTGCAGGAACAGCACCGCAATGGATGCAGTCAGCCATGAAGAACGTGCCTCTCACATTGGAGGCCCCAGCTTCGAGCAGCTTGGGCATCCAGTCGTCCATTTATGGTGCGCTGATGGTTTTCACATATGCTAGTGGAACCTCTACGTCTTTACCATCAGCGTACACTAGCCCTGATGTGCCTGGATTTATCCTAGCAACAGGATTCGGTGCTTCATTGTATTTTCTGTCCAAGAAAAACATGAACTTAG GTAAGGCCGCATTGATCACCGTCGGGGGGCTGGCAGTCGGTGCGACGGTCGGGTCCGGCGTGGAGAGCTGGCTGCAGGTTGACATTGTGCCCTTCCTGGGCATCCACTCCCCCGCGGTCGTCGTCACCGAATTCATTCTCTTCTCGCAATTGTTGGTGTCGCTGTTCGTTAGGTAG